One Calditrichia bacterium DNA window includes the following coding sequences:
- a CDS encoding solute carrier family 26 protein, whose amino-acid sequence MNQIFPILNWLPNYHREYLKNDLFAGFTVAVMLIPQAMAYALLAGLPPVHGLYAAFVPLIVYPVFGTCRQLAVGPVALDSMLVAAGIGLLANPGTDDYLALAALLAVMVGTIQLLVGVARLGFVVDFLSNPVISGFTSAAAVIIIFGQLRHMSGIGIPNSQEIDTLVTYLIFHLDEFHLPTFLTGILCLVLLIGLKKWRSRVPGALVAVVLSTLAVWAFGLEKYGISIVGDVPEGLPIPRIPEITLAKIESLMPIALTLSFVSFMEAFAVAKRISAKRSYEVEADKELLGLGAANISSGLFGGFSIAGSFSRTAVNAESGAQTGVSSMVSAGIVGITTLFLTPLFYYMPKAVFAAVIIVAVYGLIDVREARRLFEIKKSDFLVMVFAFVITLLLGIQRGVLLSVVASVVMILRRITRPKIVFMGEVPGTEVYRNVHRVANAGEIPGLIIIRMDASFYFANISYFKDQLYKAIQHREEPVKMVIIDGSSINEVDSSAESVLRDMVDELKAEGISLNFTNLKGYITDMMKKSGFYEKLGNEHFFFSKKDAVRHFFGNDPETPMGSK is encoded by the coding sequence ATGAACCAAATTTTCCCCATACTAAACTGGCTGCCCAACTACCATCGCGAATATCTCAAAAACGATCTGTTTGCCGGATTTACAGTTGCGGTGATGCTCATTCCGCAGGCGATGGCGTATGCGCTGCTCGCCGGTTTGCCCCCGGTTCACGGGTTGTACGCCGCGTTTGTCCCGCTGATTGTTTATCCGGTTTTTGGCACATGCCGTCAACTGGCGGTTGGTCCGGTGGCGCTGGATTCCATGCTGGTTGCGGCGGGCATCGGGCTGCTGGCGAATCCGGGAACGGATGATTATCTCGCGCTGGCGGCGTTACTGGCAGTTATGGTTGGCACAATTCAACTGTTGGTTGGCGTTGCCAGATTGGGATTTGTGGTCGATTTTCTGTCGAATCCGGTGATCAGCGGATTCACATCTGCGGCAGCGGTGATTATCATTTTCGGACAACTACGGCACATGAGCGGCATCGGCATTCCCAACAGCCAGGAAATTGACACGCTCGTAACCTATCTTATTTTTCATCTTGACGAATTTCACCTCCCGACATTTTTGACCGGAATTTTATGTCTGGTGTTGTTGATCGGGTTGAAAAAATGGCGGTCACGGGTGCCCGGCGCGCTGGTTGCCGTGGTGCTCAGTACGCTGGCGGTGTGGGCATTCGGTTTGGAAAAATACGGCATCAGCATTGTCGGCGACGTGCCGGAAGGTCTGCCGATACCGCGCATTCCCGAAATTACGCTTGCTAAAATTGAATCACTGATGCCCATCGCGCTCACGCTGTCGTTCGTCAGTTTTATGGAAGCATTTGCGGTTGCCAAACGCATTTCCGCCAAACGCAGTTACGAAGTGGAGGCGGACAAAGAACTGCTCGGACTCGGCGCGGCGAACATTTCATCGGGTCTTTTTGGCGGATTTTCCATCGCTGGCAGTTTTTCGCGAACCGCGGTGAATGCGGAAAGCGGGGCGCAAACCGGCGTTTCGTCGATGGTTTCCGCCGGAATTGTGGGCATCACAACGTTGTTTCTCACGCCGCTGTTTTATTACATGCCCAAAGCAGTTTTCGCCGCGGTGATAATCGTTGCGGTTTACGGACTGATCGACGTGCGGGAAGCGCGGCGGCTCTTCGAAATCAAGAAATCAGATTTTCTGGTGATGGTGTTCGCGTTCGTCATTACGCTATTGCTGGGCATCCAGCGCGGTGTGCTGCTCAGTGTTGTTGCATCGGTGGTGATGATTTTGCGGCGCATCACCCGCCCGAAAATCGTGTTTATGGGCGAAGTGCCCGGCACGGAGGTTTACCGCAACGTCCACCGGGTCGCAAATGCCGGGGAAATTCCCGGTTTGATCATCATCCGGATGGATGCATCTTTTTATTTCGCAAATATTTCGTATTTTAAGGACCAATTATACAAAGCCATCCAGCACCGCGAGGAACCGGTGAAAATGGTGATTATCGATGGCAGCAGCATCAACGAAGTGGATTCATCGGCGGAATCTGTGCTGCGCGACATGGTGGACGAGCTGAAAGCGGAGGGCATTTCACTCAATTTTACCAACCTGAAAGGCTACATAACAGACATGATGAAAAAATCCGGTTTTTACGAAAAACTGGGCAATGAGCACTTTTTTTTCAGCAAAAAGGATGCAGTGCGGCATTTTTTCGGGAACGATCCGGAAACCCCGATGGGCTCAAAATGA
- a CDS encoding YeeE/YedE family protein — protein sequence MTEVIVWQGWIGGVAIGIFVIALYLVTGKLLGVSTAYGNMCAYFSKINFFAAGEYRSNWRMWFIIGIPVGGLLAALTSPGDVVFSLSTGAMYDAVLPESWWAKGLWLMSGGAMIGFGARAAGGCQSGHAITGVALLNWPSMVAGAGFFVGGVAVVQLLFL from the coding sequence ATGACGGAAGTAATTGTCTGGCAGGGCTGGATTGGCGGCGTTGCCATCGGCATTTTTGTGATAGCGCTGTATCTCGTCACCGGGAAATTGCTCGGCGTTTCCACCGCGTACGGAAATATGTGCGCCTATTTTTCGAAGATCAATTTTTTCGCCGCCGGCGAATACCGCAGCAATTGGCGGATGTGGTTCATCATCGGCATCCCGGTTGGCGGGTTGCTTGCGGCGCTCACTTCGCCGGGAGATGTCGTATTCAGCCTGTCCACCGGCGCGATGTACGACGCCGTTTTGCCGGAAAGCTGGTGGGCAAAAGGGTTGTGGCTGATGTCCGGCGGTGCGATGATCGGCTTCGGCGCGCGCGCTGCGGGCGGTTGCCAAAGCGGACACGCCATCACCGGAGTTGCATTGCTGAACTGGCCGAGCATGGTTGCCGGCGCAGGATTTTTTGTCGGCGGCGTGGCGGTTGTCCAACTGCTGTTTTTGTAA
- a CDS encoding YeeE/YedE family protein gives MNKIIFTIFGIVFGFLLSRAGATTYDFYANLFLFKDLQLLWVIAAAAGTGAVGMAILKKFRQQSLMGEHLTFEAKPYRKSLIPGSLLLGAGWGMAGACPGTVLAMAGEGKLAAIFTVIGIALGTYFYGLWNSRKMPKVATAESAEVMQ, from the coding sequence ATGAACAAAATTATATTCACAATATTTGGCATCGTTTTCGGTTTTTTGCTGAGCCGTGCCGGTGCGACAACTTATGATTTTTACGCCAACTTGTTTCTTTTCAAAGATTTACAGTTGTTGTGGGTGATCGCTGCCGCAGCCGGAACCGGCGCCGTCGGCATGGCGATTCTCAAAAAATTCCGCCAACAATCGCTGATGGGCGAACACCTCACATTTGAAGCGAAACCGTACCGGAAATCGCTGATCCCCGGATCGCTGCTGCTCGGCGCAGGTTGGGGAATGGCCGGTGCCTGCCCCGGAACCGTGCTCGCGATGGCCGGTGAAGGCAAACTCGCCGCGATTTTCACCGTGATCGGCATCGCGCTGGGCACCTATTTTTATGGATTGTGGAACAGTCGCAAAATGCCAAAAGTGGCAACCGCCGAATCTGCGGAAGTCATGCAATAA
- the nrfD gene encoding polysulfide reductase NrfD: MNYGFVIDNRKCIGCHACTVACKAEHDVPIGVNRTWVKYIEKGEFPHTRRLFSVMRCNHCADAPCVDICPVEALHTRDDGIVDFDNRRCIGCKACMQACPYDALYIDPETQTAAKCNYCTHRVDIGLEPACVNVCPEHAIISGDMDDPVSEISQLLSRQQVSARKIEKGTQPKLFYIDGDLASLVPTATAPSSDYLWSSQSTGVGHFAKYAEALIAKSDPLEMVKQLAQNGGDGRVVPENQSQNIDQKIDDVRRENTRRAYDAPGKGAVWGWEVSAYVWTKAIATGAFLLPFLATLLADSPVAENVQWIGWGGSLLFLAITGLLLVKDLDKPARFAYVLLRPQWKSWLVKGGYAITFYGALLAIWGHAKFWNMPDLAAISGWLTAAFAVIVAVYTAFLFAQAKGRDFWQSPTLPLHMLIHSLMAGAAFFALFTVAGIGDANWDLFIIDALMLAITANLVILAVELFTPHPTADAKRTVQMIIAGRFRKLFVIGVLLIGNIFPLALMIIFGENLLAIAGLLALTGIYITEHIWVRAPQLIPLS; the protein is encoded by the coding sequence TTGAACTACGGATTTGTCATCGACAACCGAAAATGCATCGGCTGCCACGCCTGCACCGTTGCCTGCAAAGCTGAACACGATGTGCCCATTGGCGTCAACCGGACCTGGGTGAAATACATCGAAAAAGGGGAATTTCCCCACACGCGCCGGCTGTTTTCTGTGATGCGCTGCAATCACTGCGCCGACGCGCCCTGTGTGGATATTTGCCCCGTGGAAGCGCTACACACCCGCGATGACGGCATCGTGGATTTCGACAATCGCCGCTGCATCGGCTGCAAAGCCTGCATGCAAGCCTGCCCGTACGATGCGCTGTATATCGATCCCGAAACGCAAACTGCAGCCAAATGCAACTACTGTACGCATCGGGTGGATATCGGGCTGGAACCGGCGTGCGTGAACGTTTGCCCGGAGCACGCCATCATTTCCGGCGATATGGATGATCCCGTTTCGGAGATCAGCCAACTCCTTTCCCGGCAACAGGTTAGCGCCCGGAAAATCGAGAAGGGAACGCAGCCAAAGCTGTTTTACATCGACGGCGATTTGGCATCTCTGGTGCCGACGGCAACTGCGCCATCGAGCGATTATTTGTGGAGTTCGCAATCGACCGGCGTGGGACATTTCGCGAAATATGCAGAGGCGCTGATCGCCAAATCCGACCCGCTGGAAATGGTCAAACAGCTCGCCCAAAACGGCGGCGACGGGCGGGTTGTTCCGGAAAATCAATCCCAAAATATCGATCAGAAAATTGATGACGTTCGGCGGGAAAACACTCGTCGCGCATACGACGCTCCCGGCAAAGGTGCGGTTTGGGGATGGGAAGTGTCCGCGTATGTCTGGACAAAAGCCATCGCCACCGGGGCATTTTTGCTGCCATTTCTCGCGACTTTGTTGGCAGATTCGCCGGTTGCGGAAAATGTTCAGTGGATCGGCTGGGGCGGCAGCCTGCTGTTTTTGGCGATCACCGGGTTGCTGCTGGTGAAAGACCTCGACAAACCGGCACGATTCGCATATGTTTTGTTGCGTCCGCAGTGGAAATCCTGGCTGGTGAAGGGTGGCTACGCCATCACATTTTACGGCGCGTTGCTGGCGATTTGGGGTCACGCCAAATTTTGGAACATGCCCGATCTGGCGGCAATTTCCGGCTGGCTGACCGCCGCATTTGCGGTGATCGTCGCGGTTTACACCGCGTTTTTGTTCGCGCAAGCCAAAGGTCGCGATTTCTGGCAATCGCCAACGCTGCCACTGCACATGCTCATTCACTCGCTGATGGCCGGCGCAGCATTCTTCGCATTGTTCACCGTCGCTGGAATTGGTGATGCCAATTGGGATCTGTTCATCATCGATGCGCTGATGCTGGCAATTACTGCAAATCTCGTCATTTTGGCAGTTGAGCTGTTTACGCCCCATCCCACAGCCGATGCAAAACGCACCGTTCAGATGATCATCGCCGGGCGATTCCGCAAATTATTCGTGATCGGTGTGCTGCTGATCGGTAACATTTTCCCGCTGGCGCTGATGATCATTTTCGGCGAAAATCTGCTGGCTATTGCCGGATTGCTGGCGCTCACCGGGATTTACATCACCGAGCACATCTGGGTCCGTGCCCCGCAATTGATACCGTTGAGTTGA
- the panB gene encoding 3-methyl-2-oxobutanoate hydroxymethyltransferase — protein MSKHTENRKISVLDIIAKKENGEKIVMLTAYDFPAARLADEAGVDITLVGDSLAMTVLGHPNTVSLTMDEMIHHCKAVARGTQNAFLVGDMPFMSYQAEIPEAVRNAGRMLKEGGMDAVKIEGGAIIADTICAIVNAGILVMGHIGLTPQSATKLGGYKVQGKTAEVANELLNDALALQNAGCFSIVLEAIPAEVAAIITERLSIPTIGIGAGVGCDGQVLVYHDVLGLFDQFVPKFVKQYANLRTPILEVLQKYCDEVRNAKFPTIEHSFTMNDAELKRLNELLES, from the coding sequence ATGAGCAAACACACAGAAAATAGAAAAATCTCCGTTTTGGACATCATCGCCAAAAAAGAAAACGGCGAAAAAATAGTAATGCTTACAGCGTACGATTTTCCCGCCGCCAGGCTTGCGGACGAAGCAGGCGTGGACATCACGCTGGTTGGCGATTCGCTGGCGATGACAGTTTTGGGGCATCCCAACACGGTTTCACTGACGATGGATGAAATGATTCACCACTGCAAAGCGGTTGCGCGCGGCACCCAAAATGCATTTTTGGTGGGCGATATGCCGTTTATGAGCTATCAGGCAGAAATTCCCGAAGCGGTTCGCAACGCCGGACGAATGCTGAAAGAAGGCGGTATGGACGCGGTGAAAATTGAGGGTGGCGCAATCATCGCAGATACCATCTGCGCGATAGTGAACGCCGGTATTTTGGTGATGGGTCATATCGGGCTGACGCCGCAATCCGCTACAAAACTGGGTGGATACAAAGTGCAGGGCAAAACCGCCGAAGTTGCAAATGAACTGCTGAACGATGCGCTGGCGCTGCAAAATGCCGGTTGTTTCAGCATCGTTTTGGAAGCGATTCCCGCCGAAGTTGCAGCGATTATCACCGAACGGTTGTCGATTCCCACCATCGGCATTGGCGCGGGCGTCGGGTGCGACGGGCAGGTGTTGGTCTATCACGACGTGCTCGGTCTGTTCGACCAGTTCGTGCCGAAATTTGTGAAGCAATACGCCAATCTGCGCACCCCGATTCTGGAAGTGCTCCAGAAGTATTGCGATGAGGTTCGCAACGCCAAATTCCCCACCATCGAACATTCATTCACGATGAACGATGCGGAATTGAAACGATTGAACGAGCTGCTCGAAAGTTAA
- a CDS encoding HAMP domain-containing protein → MLVLVVVSVGSFASYEQYSVNEFKREFEKRGALLTKTLSNQAHYNLVMEDYDGLEDMLKTLQQNKYIEVGAFYNAGATQVVGVNVDVLPESDLQISGDFEELSWTYNKNGEKLLLARHKIATDANPDDVLGFVQIALPADALTEQENTGLLILLGGTFVFLMIGLLVLWVFQKVTITPVKELSFAAEKVADGNFDVRVYSQSNDEIGVLIESFNQMVQNNRDLLAEANARSSEAEIARKKSEEMQQKVLEEQSYLQFQFEKIETAITAVTAGDLTQELTIDRDDAVGMLMQKINAMIRDLNSLIGQMHYASESVADASGQIASSVDELSKGAGQQAIQTQEVAKAIEEMSQTVNHSSQSASDAAQIARQTSMLADSGERIFRTTLDGMKNVAQIVRDSAGTVEKLGQSSREIGEIVQVIDDIADQTNLLALNAAIEAARAGDQGRGFAVVADEVRKLAERTTSATSKIAEMIKRIQNETHVVVEAMEQGSTEAEKGMKMADKATESLTEVISSITRITENINQIASGIQRQSSTGEDITIRVDQISTEARNVSEATDELSNISLKLNQLTRQLYGSVKHFVIRKETAQSWDTVYETSGNPTES, encoded by the coding sequence TTGCTAGTTCTCGTGGTTGTCAGTGTTGGTTCATTTGCTTCTTATGAACAATATTCAGTCAATGAGTTCAAACGCGAATTCGAGAAAAGAGGCGCATTGCTCACCAAAACACTCAGCAACCAGGCACATTACAATTTGGTGATGGAAGATTATGACGGGTTAGAAGACATGCTGAAAACGCTTCAACAGAATAAATATATTGAAGTTGGCGCATTTTACAATGCAGGTGCAACCCAAGTTGTTGGCGTTAATGTTGATGTGTTGCCGGAAAGTGATTTACAAATTTCCGGTGATTTTGAGGAATTATCGTGGACATATAACAAAAATGGCGAAAAACTACTCCTCGCCCGCCACAAAATTGCAACCGACGCCAATCCCGATGACGTGCTGGGATTTGTACAGATTGCCCTTCCTGCAGATGCACTGACAGAACAGGAAAACACCGGTTTATTAATTTTGCTGGGCGGCACATTTGTTTTTCTGATGATCGGGCTTTTGGTGCTGTGGGTGTTCCAGAAAGTAACCATCACACCGGTAAAAGAGCTGAGTTTTGCTGCGGAAAAAGTGGCCGACGGCAATTTTGATGTTCGGGTGTACAGCCAGAGCAACGACGAGATCGGTGTATTGATCGAATCCTTCAATCAGATGGTCCAGAACAACCGCGATCTACTGGCGGAAGCCAACGCCCGCTCCAGTGAAGCCGAGATCGCCCGGAAAAAATCGGAAGAAATGCAGCAAAAAGTATTGGAAGAGCAGAGTTATCTGCAATTTCAATTTGAAAAAATTGAAACCGCAATTACCGCCGTAACGGCAGGCGATTTAACCCAGGAATTGACCATCGACAGAGATGATGCCGTTGGCATGTTGATGCAAAAAATCAACGCGATGATTCGCGATCTCAATTCGCTAATCGGGCAAATGCATTACGCTTCTGAATCAGTGGCAGATGCATCCGGACAAATTGCATCGTCGGTTGACGAGCTTTCCAAAGGCGCGGGTCAGCAAGCCATTCAAACGCAGGAAGTTGCAAAAGCCATCGAGGAAATGTCGCAAACCGTCAATCATTCTTCTCAAAGTGCATCGGATGCCGCGCAAATTGCCCGACAAACCTCGATGCTGGCAGATAGCGGCGAGCGGATATTCCGGACAACGTTGGACGGCATGAAAAATGTTGCCCAGATCGTCCGCGATTCCGCCGGGACGGTGGAAAAATTGGGGCAATCCAGCCGGGAAATTGGTGAAATTGTTCAGGTAATTGATGATATCGCCGACCAAACCAACCTGCTGGCACTGAACGCCGCCATCGAAGCGGCACGCGCCGGTGATCAGGGGCGCGGGTTCGCAGTTGTTGCGGATGAAGTACGCAAATTAGCGGAGAGAACAACATCTGCCACATCAAAAATTGCGGAGATGATCAAACGTATTCAGAATGAAACACACGTTGTTGTGGAAGCGATGGAGCAGGGTTCCACCGAAGCCGAAAAAGGCATGAAAATGGCCGATAAAGCCACCGAAAGCCTCACAGAAGTGATCAGCTCAATCACCCGGATTACGGAAAATATCAACCAGATTGCATCGGGTATTCAGCGGCAATCCAGCACCGGCGAAGATATTACCATTCGTGTGGATCAGATTTCTACCGAAGCCCGGAACGTCTCCGAAGCAACGGATGAATTATCCAATATCTCATTAAAACTCAACCAGCTAACACGGCAACTTTACGGCAGCGTAAAGCATTTTGTTATTCGAAAAGAAACGGCCCAAAGCTGGGATACCGTTTATGAAACCAGCGGCAACCCAACTGAAAGCTGA
- a CDS encoding flagellar hook-length control protein FliK yields MFTSLTNPTFIGAFFARGASSGEKTEHLPQTDAFRRLFAALEDGTAETPSGNSMVFAVAVPVEQVAPLPVNLLSEISTKNVDNLNITNSFGDGSGAFAGNLSGISIASSGSESVPFVTGDNSFQPQTLTGVPAANLPISNNLQTETIAQPSARHLFGNPENGFTQTQPSTLITETGDPVSGAPVEAAFGENVPQQTPNITVVSGKTVVQKSAPIAVGNFSPELVAAGTAVIGDVADNTVFTAASTANPANVQPEMPTAIGAKIAHNTNLQSKSTVVNGVTVPLVEPARAAAVSEKPTILASAINRVFEKNTAGVHTAAPKTGSAAQLFEGKLSGNYRTPTSAATPQPVANRQSTVVQSAVSNTVAQQIRPVINRGKVSNVPEQLVQPTANHGDVSVSPEQLTQPTANRGGVSVAPEQLIGEETAPAMPSKSVAAPVNVFSVAQKDAPQIYENQQFAATKQPAVAVAEHPQTTVSQPLADAKNDVPVSPAANVSPRTAAPITSVATPLRNGTAVQGSYRNLNAQTATVSQQTGGFRSGETVVTGTSVRYQPDFSAQPNRPQLQNNPQPIVTRPAPIGNATQPATVLIEKSGSSAQHLPNERIEISTRPFENPVNPRTPAGETVAKTTAPAVTNFQAAKGAIIENQPQPMAKPAVFAAGETVAKPAPQTKNSTIKMSVSQVAQPKSGEFATQPTPVFAAEKQPQPSAKPAGITAPEVVAKPIPQAANSAEKIPASPVAQPKSAVSATPLVAEPVVELQPQPTAKPVESPVQKSVATPDRQSETTPVKTPVSAQNQPASTERLEQSPKIQQSPVSPKITIVETSRTGAADPISKPVEQPEKNVSNTIIEDQPEITENPAANRTQTGTKNWTQVVNNLLLKPFWGERFAANTQQTAAPVQQFQAEFGTGTTVRELPTVEQSQTLVREMLQQSGADETVKSVPVWRQNSVEQIQQNPFRDAVNLTVAPAMNLPVSQVQRPVKSRENGTQRIAPQTETVAENKPVLGEAPTVYFDNTLIEEAAPLQSRTKTDAPQPAPATTADLPIEDGDTGSFAGNLAKNGWSNSAVTAGEANVPTTAPTTGTGQTHVVKFQSMEQFTGKMAAILQEQFYQLAERPQTAAQQLFIQIEPHEMGVIRLRLRMKHQKLVGSIETGLPETSALLQNGQSHLLNKLGEMGVQVQEFNINYNDQLGSQQQFAREQTQQQQTNARHSGTLPDNDPAPETPNPQPRMFGQNGVDVTV; encoded by the coding sequence ATGTTCACAAGCTTGACAAACCCGACATTTATTGGTGCTTTTTTTGCCCGTGGCGCAAGCAGTGGCGAGAAAACAGAGCACCTGCCACAAACGGACGCTTTCCGGCGTTTGTTTGCCGCTTTGGAAGATGGTACAGCAGAAACGCCATCCGGAAATTCAATGGTATTTGCTGTTGCCGTTCCGGTTGAGCAAGTTGCCCCGCTTCCGGTCAATTTACTTTCCGAAATATCAACAAAAAATGTAGATAATCTCAATATTACCAATAGTTTCGGTGATGGATCAGGTGCGTTTGCCGGAAATCTCTCCGGGATTTCAATCGCAAGCTCCGGCTCCGAAAGCGTGCCGTTTGTTACCGGCGACAATAGTTTTCAGCCGCAAACCCTAACCGGTGTTCCGGCTGCCAACCTCCCAATTTCCAATAATTTACAAACGGAAACGATTGCGCAACCATCTGCGCGCCACCTGTTTGGCAATCCAGAAAACGGATTTACCCAAACACAGCCGTCAACCTTAATTACCGAAACCGGCGATCCCGTTTCCGGTGCTCCCGTTGAAGCTGCATTCGGCGAAAATGTGCCGCAGCAAACGCCAAATATTACGGTTGTATCGGGAAAAACAGTTGTTCAAAAAAGTGCGCCTATTGCGGTTGGCAATTTCTCGCCGGAATTAGTTGCGGCGGGTACTGCGGTTATTGGCGATGTGGCGGACAATACTGTATTTACTGCAGCCTCAACCGCAAATCCAGCAAATGTGCAACCGGAAATGCCCACTGCCATCGGTGCAAAGATAGCACACAATACAAATTTGCAATCGAAATCGACGGTTGTGAACGGCGTTACTGTGCCGTTGGTTGAACCTGCGAGGGCAGCCGCGGTATCCGAAAAGCCAACCATTTTGGCATCGGCGATAAATCGTGTTTTTGAAAAAAATACGGCAGGGGTCCACACTGCAGCGCCGAAAACCGGCAGTGCAGCGCAATTATTTGAGGGGAAACTGTCCGGAAATTACCGGACACCGACGAGCGCCGCAACGCCGCAGCCCGTAGCGAACCGTCAATCGACCGTGGTGCAAAGTGCCGTTTCAAATACCGTTGCACAGCAAATTCGACCGGTAATTAATCGTGGCAAAGTTTCAAATGTGCCGGAGCAACTTGTTCAGCCGACCGCCAATCATGGGGATGTTTCAGTTTCGCCGGAACAACTTACTCAGCCGACTGCTAATCGTGGCGGTGTTTCGGTTGCGCCGGAACAATTGATCGGTGAAGAAACCGCTCCTGCAATGCCATCCAAAAGCGTGGCTGCGCCGGTGAATGTGTTTTCTGTTGCACAGAAAGATGCACCGCAAATTTATGAAAATCAACAATTTGCAGCGACAAAACAACCTGCAGTGGCCGTAGCAGAACATCCGCAAACGACAGTTTCTCAGCCGCTTGCAGATGCAAAAAACGATGTGCCGGTCAGCCCGGCAGCCAACGTATCGCCGCGCACTGCAGCGCCGATAACCAGTGTCGCAACGCCGCTTCGGAACGGGACAGCGGTTCAGGGCAGCTATCGAAATTTGAATGCGCAAACAGCAACCGTTTCGCAACAAACCGGTGGTTTTCGTTCGGGTGAAACGGTTGTTACCGGAACATCTGTGCGATATCAACCGGATTTTTCGGCTCAGCCAAACCGACCACAGTTGCAAAATAATCCGCAGCCGATTGTCACGCGCCCGGCACCGATCGGGAACGCGACGCAACCGGCAACTGTGCTGATTGAAAAAAGCGGTTCGTCCGCACAACATTTACCAAATGAGCGGATCGAAATTTCGACCCGGCCATTTGAAAATCCGGTGAATCCCCGAACCCCGGCGGGTGAAACGGTTGCGAAAACTACCGCGCCGGCAGTGACAAATTTTCAAGCTGCAAAAGGGGCAATCATCGAAAATCAGCCTCAACCAATGGCAAAACCGGCTGTGTTTGCGGCTGGTGAAACGGTTGCCAAACCTGCTCCACAAACGAAAAACAGCACGATAAAAATGTCGGTTTCGCAGGTTGCACAACCGAAATCCGGTGAATTTGCTACACAGCCAACACCTGTGTTTGCTGCTGAAAAACAACCGCAACCATCGGCAAAACCTGCCGGGATAACAGCACCGGAAGTGGTTGCCAAACCGATTCCGCAGGCTGCAAACAGCGCTGAAAAAATACCGGCTTCACCGGTTGCGCAACCGAAATCTGCTGTGTCTGCTACTCCGCTTGTTGCTGAACCGGTTGTGGAACTTCAGCCGCAACCGACGGCAAAACCGGTTGAATCTCCCGTGCAAAAATCGGTTGCAACACCTGACCGGCAAAGCGAAACGACTCCGGTAAAAACACCCGTTTCTGCGCAAAACCAACCGGCATCGACGGAGCGTTTGGAGCAATCGCCAAAAATACAGCAGTCGCCAGTTTCGCCAAAAATTACGATTGTGGAAACCAGCCGCACCGGAGCAGCAGATCCGATTTCAAAACCGGTTGAACAACCAGAAAAAAATGTAAGCAACACAATAATTGAAGATCAGCCGGAAATTACAGAAAATCCGGCAGCCAATCGCACCCAAACGGGCACAAAAAACTGGACCCAGGTTGTCAACAATCTGTTGTTAAAACCGTTTTGGGGTGAACGATTTGCAGCCAATACGCAACAAACCGCTGCCCCTGTTCAACAATTCCAGGCGGAATTTGGAACCGGAACGACAGTTCGCGAATTGCCGACCGTTGAACAAAGCCAAACGCTGGTTCGGGAAATGTTGCAGCAATCCGGCGCTGATGAAACAGTGAAATCCGTTCCGGTTTGGCGGCAAAATTCTGTTGAACAAATTCAACAAAACCCGTTCCGCGATGCGGTGAATTTGACGGTCGCTCCGGCGATGAATCTGCCGGTATCGCAAGTTCAGCGTCCGGTAAAATCCCGAGAAAATGGCACACAGCGCATTGCGCCGCAAACAGAAACTGTTGCTGAAAACAAACCGGTTTTGGGCGAAGCGCCAACCGTATATTTCGATAATACCTTGATTGAAGAAGCTGCGCCGCTGCAATCCCGCACCAAAACAGATGCACCGCAACCGGCACCGGCGACAACTGCCGATCTGCCGATTGAAGACGGCGATACCGGAAGTTTTGCCGGAAATTTGGCGAAAAACGGTTGGTCCAATTCGGCGGTTACCGCGGGGGAAGCAAATGTGCCGACCACCGCACCAACCACTGGTACCGGTCAAACGCATGTGGTAAAATTCCAGTCGATGGAGCAGTTTACCGGCAAAATGGCTGCCATTTTACAGGAACAATTTTATCAATTGGCGGAACGTCCGCAAACAGCGGCGCAACAATTGTTCATTCAAATTGAGCCGCACGAGATGGGCGTCATCCGCTTGCGCCTGCGCATGAAGCACCAAAAACTGGTTGGCAGCATCGAAACCGGATTGCCGGAAACATCTGCGCTGCTGCAAAACGGCCAATCGCATTTGCTCAATAAATTGGGTGAAATGGGCGTTCAGGTGCAGGAATTTAACATCAATTACAACGATCAATTGGGATCGCAACAACAGTTTGCCCGCGAGCAAACCCAACAGCAACAGACAAACGCCCGCCACAGCGGCACGCTGCCGGATAACGATCCGGCTCCCGAAACACCCAATCCGCAACCCCGGATGTTCGGGCAAAATGGCGTAGATGTAACTGTGTAA